A single Silvibacterium dinghuense DNA region contains:
- a CDS encoding HAD family hydrolase: protein MPIHAVIFDYGRVLSNPEDAAAKAKMIALSGLTEEQLFPSYWKFRHAYDLGELNGPSYWNKVAADAGTAFTPEQIENLIETDILMWASLNEQMLAWVVALQDAGYPTAILSNMGEDMLRYMRQEFGWLAHFQHHTWSCEIGIGKPDPAIYTHTCERLGVAPETTLFVDDKPENIEAAAQMGLQAIQFHSLEQVLRELKERGLDSGLPLPGAARGATSSE, encoded by the coding sequence ATGCCCATTCACGCCGTCATCTTCGACTATGGACGTGTTCTCAGCAATCCCGAAGATGCAGCAGCCAAGGCCAAAATGATCGCGCTGAGCGGGCTGACCGAAGAACAGCTTTTCCCTTCGTACTGGAAGTTCCGCCACGCCTACGATCTGGGCGAGCTGAACGGCCCGTCTTACTGGAACAAGGTGGCCGCGGACGCGGGAACAGCCTTCACGCCGGAACAGATCGAGAACCTGATCGAAACCGACATCCTCATGTGGGCTTCTCTGAACGAACAGATGCTGGCCTGGGTGGTCGCCCTCCAGGATGCCGGTTACCCGACGGCCATCCTCTCGAACATGGGCGAGGATATGCTGCGCTATATGCGGCAGGAGTTCGGCTGGCTGGCGCATTTCCAGCATCACACCTGGTCGTGCGAAATCGGCATCGGCAAGCCGGACCCGGCGATCTACACGCATACCTGCGAGCGGCTGGGCGTAGCACCGGAAACGACACTGTTTGTCGACGACAAGCCGGAGAACATTGAAGCCGCGGCGCAGATGGGGCTGCAGGCGATCCAGTTTCACTCGCTCGAGCAGGTTCTGCGCGAGCTAAAAGAACGCGGCCTCGACAGCGGCCTGCCGCTGCCCGGAGCCGCGCGTGGAGCCACTTCCAGCGAATAG
- a CDS encoding TonB-dependent receptor → MLRRSRLRTVASLALCTLLAPLLHAVSVHGTVKDPAGRPLEGIVVALLQGGTVITSARTGGDGTFELTSSAHGQFTVLAGGISFRQVLARTFYGGTFDSVNQDIILEPEWVRESIVTTPAGIPQSQGQVSNAVTTIEKSAFTNRFDLIDPLRQVPGFQVIQNGQRGGETSIYVRGGNADANKVLLDGAPIEDIGGHFDLSAIPSTGIASVEAYRGPDSVLWGSDAASGVVAFTTPRGTTTFPSLLYEGDGGGFGTYRNEVQLGGAFTRLDYYGAYANLQTGNSLPMDQHHNITEVVNLGYQYSGSTAIRLIARSGNVATGQPGTYSFFGMSNDGKQADQDIFMTGTIDHTFSDTSQGTVRYGMARAREQSQQWYPAGDYIEGNYYGKQVTIGGENGYTASGRALMNYGGVGAHTTNLDSNRDNLDAQLNFGLGSHLNGVAGFRYEDERGMENKLSYGISQTLERANYDYRLMLNGDLAHQRIRYSFGGGVQKNQLYGTQGSPSAGAVWYPFLPGAGMVQGTRLSFQYSQGVKEPSLDDQFGSLQQFLLENGGWSTVQKYGISAIGAEQSRSYEGGVEQYLFNEHILLRATYFHNQFGRQIEYVGANLVPSLLPQLSAAQQQSLEGYLESESAQALTVNSGAYRAQGVETEADYGIGKNIFMRGGYTYLDARVQRSFTSDAVGPSVNPNIPGVLIGNDAPLVGARPFRRPPHTGFASVSYTRGKVTMFATGVFASASDDSTYLGGKDLFGTNTLLLPNRNLDPGYSKLDVSATYKMSQRMDFYMQSDNLLSQQYIAPIGYLSLPASYRVGVRIALGHPKTNP, encoded by the coding sequence ATGCTTCGCCGCTCCCGTCTTCGTACTGTTGCCTCGCTCGCCCTCTGCACGTTGCTGGCTCCTTTGCTCCATGCGGTGAGCGTGCATGGCACGGTGAAGGACCCGGCCGGCCGGCCACTCGAAGGCATCGTGGTGGCTTTGCTGCAGGGGGGGACAGTCATCACCAGCGCCCGTACCGGCGGAGACGGAACCTTCGAGCTCACTTCCTCGGCCCATGGTCAGTTCACTGTGCTCGCAGGAGGCATCTCTTTCCGGCAGGTGCTGGCCAGAACTTTCTATGGCGGTACCTTCGATTCGGTGAATCAGGACATCATCCTCGAGCCGGAATGGGTGCGCGAGTCTATCGTGACCACTCCCGCCGGAATTCCCCAGTCGCAAGGGCAGGTCAGCAATGCGGTCACTACCATTGAAAAATCGGCCTTCACCAACCGTTTTGACCTGATCGACCCACTGCGCCAGGTGCCGGGCTTCCAGGTTATCCAGAACGGTCAGCGCGGCGGCGAAACCTCGATCTACGTTCGTGGCGGCAATGCCGATGCGAACAAGGTCCTGCTCGATGGTGCTCCGATCGAAGATATCGGCGGCCATTTCGACCTCTCGGCCATCCCTTCGACCGGCATCGCTTCGGTCGAGGCTTATCGCGGCCCTGACAGCGTGCTGTGGGGCTCGGATGCAGCCTCTGGAGTCGTGGCTTTTACTACTCCGCGCGGTACCACGACCTTTCCCTCGCTTCTTTACGAAGGGGATGGCGGTGGCTTCGGCACCTATCGGAATGAGGTCCAGCTCGGCGGCGCGTTCACCCGTCTGGACTACTACGGAGCCTATGCCAACCTCCAGACGGGGAACTCATTGCCGATGGATCAGCACCACAACATCACCGAAGTGGTGAACCTCGGCTATCAGTACTCGGGCAGCACCGCGATTCGCCTCATCGCGCGCAGTGGCAACGTGGCTACCGGTCAGCCTGGCACCTACTCCTTCTTCGGTATGTCGAACGATGGCAAGCAGGCCGATCAGGATATTTTCATGACCGGCACCATCGACCACACCTTCAGCGATACCTCGCAGGGCACGGTCCGCTATGGCATGGCGCGTGCGCGCGAGCAGTCGCAGCAGTGGTATCCGGCGGGCGATTACATTGAGGGCAATTATTACGGCAAGCAGGTGACCATCGGCGGCGAGAACGGTTACACCGCCAGCGGACGCGCGCTGATGAATTACGGCGGCGTCGGCGCGCATACCACCAACCTTGACTCGAATCGCGACAACCTCGATGCGCAGTTAAACTTCGGCCTCGGTTCTCATCTCAACGGCGTGGCTGGCTTCCGCTATGAAGATGAGCGCGGCATGGAGAACAAGCTGTCCTACGGCATCAGCCAGACGCTCGAGCGCGCCAACTACGACTACCGGCTGATGCTCAATGGCGATCTCGCTCACCAGCGCATCCGGTACTCGTTCGGCGGAGGCGTGCAGAAGAATCAGCTCTACGGCACGCAGGGCTCACCCAGCGCAGGCGCGGTCTGGTATCCATTCCTGCCCGGCGCGGGCATGGTCCAGGGCACGCGTCTCAGTTTCCAGTACAGTCAGGGCGTCAAGGAGCCGAGCCTCGACGACCAGTTCGGTTCGCTCCAGCAATTCCTGCTTGAAAACGGCGGCTGGTCCACAGTGCAGAAGTACGGCATCTCCGCGATCGGTGCGGAGCAATCGCGCAGCTACGAGGGCGGCGTCGAGCAGTATCTCTTCAACGAGCACATCCTGCTGCGCGCAACCTACTTCCATAACCAGTTCGGCCGCCAGATCGAATACGTCGGAGCCAACCTGGTGCCGTCCCTGCTGCCCCAGCTCTCCGCCGCGCAGCAGCAGAGCCTCGAAGGCTATCTCGAAAGCGAATCCGCCCAGGCGCTTACTGTCAACTCTGGTGCCTATCGCGCGCAGGGTGTGGAGACAGAGGCCGACTATGGCATCGGCAAGAATATCTTCATGCGCGGCGGTTACACCTATCTCGATGCCAGGGTGCAGCGGTCATTCACCTCAGATGCTGTCGGCCCCAGCGTGAATCCGAATATCCCCGGCGTGCTGATCGGCAACGATGCGCCGCTGGTCGGTGCCCGGCCCTTCCGTCGCCCCCCGCATACCGGTTTTGCCAGCGTGAGCTATACCCGCGGAAAAGTCACCATGTTCGCCACGGGAGTTTTCGCCAGCGCCAGCGACGATTCGACCTATCTCGGTGGCAAGGACCTCTTTGGCACCAATACGTTGCTGCTGCCCAACCGGAACCTCGACCCCGGCTATTCCAAACTCGACGTCAGCGCGACATACAAGATGTCGCAGCGGATGGACTTCTACATGCAATCGGATAATCTGCTGAGCCAGCAGTACATCGCTCCCATCGGCTACCTGTCGCTGCCGGCGAGCTATCGCGTTGGTGTGCGCATCGCTTTGGGGCATCCGAAGACGAATCCATAA
- a CDS encoding DUF2076 domain-containing protein gives MTPQEAQMLHDLVGKVQSTQLTEKDHDAEALLKDGLARDPDALYKLAQTVLIQNMAIEQLQEQAQQMQEQIEQLQAEEDELRQQVARPQPAKATSFLGSLLGRRDPAPPPQQYAPPQYQSVPPQYAAAPPSGYAPAPGYGPGYVQGPGYAPAPSAGGSFLRSAATTAAGVAAGALAFEGIESLMHGGERGFGGGYGGGYGAPPVEETIINNNYGDDSGRYAEHREQEAGYDDRASGPDEQPQGPYDNAGAQDVSYDDSNFGTDDDNFSNDDNFGNDDNFA, from the coding sequence ATGACACCGCAGGAAGCACAGATGTTGCACGATCTGGTTGGCAAGGTGCAGAGCACGCAGCTTACGGAAAAGGATCATGACGCCGAAGCTCTGCTCAAGGACGGTCTTGCCCGCGATCCCGATGCGCTCTACAAGCTGGCCCAGACCGTGCTGATCCAGAACATGGCGATCGAGCAGCTTCAGGAGCAGGCGCAGCAGATGCAGGAGCAGATCGAGCAGCTGCAGGCCGAAGAGGATGAGCTGCGCCAGCAGGTGGCCCGGCCGCAGCCGGCCAAGGCGACCAGCTTCCTGGGCAGCCTGCTCGGACGCCGCGACCCTGCGCCGCCTCCGCAGCAGTATGCGCCGCCGCAATACCAGAGCGTTCCGCCACAATACGCGGCTGCGCCGCCCAGCGGCTATGCTCCGGCGCCAGGGTATGGACCGGGTTATGTGCAGGGACCTGGCTATGCACCCGCGCCCAGCGCCGGTGGCAGCTTCCTGCGTTCCGCGGCGACCACGGCTGCTGGCGTAGCAGCGGGCGCCCTGGCTTTCGAGGGCATCGAGTCGCTCATGCATGGCGGCGAGCGCGGCTTCGGCGGTGGTTATGGTGGAGGCTACGGCGCTCCGCCGGTCGAAGAAACCATCATCAACAACAACTACGGCGACGACAGCGGACGCTATGCCGAGCATCGCGAACAGGAAGCCGGGTATGACGATCGCGCCAGCGGTCCGGATGAGCAGCCGCAAGGGCCCTATGACAACGCCGGTGCGCAGGATGTCAGCTACGACGATTCGAACTTCGGCACCGACGACGATAATTTCAGCAATGACGATAATTTCGGCAACGATGACAACTTCGCATAG
- a CDS encoding pyridoxal phosphate-dependent aminotransferase: protein MSVVPSFSSRTGWNTEETDLARALRERRMAGLPLFDLTASNPTHCGFEYDAEAILAPLRESRALDYDPDPRGMQTAREAVVRYYAEQGSPLPAEHVLLTTSTSEAYSYLFRLLADPGDEILIAQPSYPLFDFLVQLEDVRLVPYALFYDHGWHLDPESLRRRIGPRTRAIALVHPNNPTGHFTKASEREALEQLCAEHGLALIVDEVFLDYSIESFPAVSFAAGEHPVLTFVLSGLSKVAGLPQMKASWIAAFGPQPVLDAALKRLEVIADTFLAMNAPVQCALPAWLENRVAIQQQIRLRLRENLNLLDAALARQVMVSRLELEAGWYAVLRIPALVPDEDFALRMVLEHGVSVHPGSSFGFAGSGWLVVSLLAPPHEFASGMESLLGVFRGN, encoded by the coding sequence ATGAGCGTTGTTCCGAGCTTCTCCTCCCGCACCGGGTGGAACACCGAAGAGACCGATCTTGCTCGCGCCCTGCGCGAGCGCCGCATGGCGGGGCTGCCGCTCTTTGACCTTACCGCTTCAAACCCTACGCACTGTGGCTTTGAATATGATGCGGAAGCAATACTCGCGCCACTGCGGGAATCACGGGCGCTCGATTACGATCCCGATCCGCGTGGCATGCAGACTGCGCGTGAGGCGGTTGTCCGTTATTACGCCGAGCAGGGAAGTCCTCTTCCTGCCGAGCATGTTCTACTCACCACCAGCACCAGCGAAGCCTACAGCTACCTCTTTCGGCTGCTTGCCGACCCGGGCGATGAGATTCTCATCGCCCAGCCCAGCTACCCGCTTTTCGATTTTCTCGTGCAGCTCGAAGATGTGCGCCTTGTCCCGTATGCGCTCTTCTACGATCATGGCTGGCATCTCGATCCCGAATCATTGCGCCGCCGCATCGGGCCGCGCACCCGCGCCATCGCGCTGGTGCATCCGAACAATCCCACCGGCCATTTCACCAAGGCTTCCGAGCGGGAAGCCCTTGAGCAGCTTTGCGCCGAGCATGGTCTGGCGCTCATCGTCGACGAAGTCTTTCTTGATTACAGCATTGAAAGTTTTCCGGCGGTGAGCTTTGCTGCCGGCGAGCATCCGGTGCTTACCTTCGTGCTCAGCGGGCTCAGCAAGGTGGCCGGGCTGCCGCAGATGAAGGCGTCCTGGATTGCAGCCTTCGGCCCGCAGCCTGTCCTCGATGCGGCACTGAAGCGGCTTGAAGTTATTGCCGACACCTTCCTTGCGATGAACGCGCCTGTCCAGTGCGCGCTGCCCGCGTGGCTTGAGAACCGGGTCGCGATCCAGCAGCAGATCCGTCTTCGCCTACGCGAAAATCTCAATCTGCTCGATGCTGCACTGGCCCGGCAGGTTATGGTTTCCCGGCTTGAGCTCGAAGCCGGCTGGTATGCTGTTCTCCGCATTCCCGCGCTGGTTCCGGATGAGGACTTCGCTCTGCGTATGGTCCTCGAACACGGCGTCAGCGTGCATCCGGGCTCATCCTTCGGTTTTGCCGGCAGCGGATGGCTGGTAGTCAGCCTGCTTGCGCCTCCGCACGAGTTCGCATCCGGTATGGAGAGCCTTCTTGGGGTCTTTCGGGGAAACTGA
- a CDS encoding TonB-dependent receptor yields the protein MRIVCFALLLCGLGWLAPAGLAQQTLGTINGTVTDSSGAAVGDATVTVTGDTTGLTRAVKTQKTGYFEVLNLPIGPYTVIVEHDGFNTTRLPAIGVQESMAKTVNVTLQVGHVSESVTVNANPMLNATDTTNGYSLDAQQISMTPLATGSFTQLATLAPGVNAELLSGLDSNAGLGNQPIWANGQRDTSNTFQVNGVDVTNLFNGKSSSGMTSQRYNFNIGGGSTSSSSSAGAGAIGGASQVGTSVYGSTGNSLPSPPQEFLQELRVNTSMYDAQQGATSGAQIDVNTATGGNTWHGQIYGTFANSALNASPYFFNQDYVLGTQGVGSFPHSLRVPDMHRWTTGGVIGGPIIKDKLFVFLAYQRLYSSDQSTGLSQMNVPTGLTDDRSDAGLAAVATTWAGKTFSSSSVGPIASALFNAKLADGSYMIPSAQTTGAYQYGVPNVTLIGTSVMQGDHANASVDYNIDNTDHLTAKYYYQSDPVNKPYGFSQTGGFPLTQENGSQVVDIENSKIFGSKLSWTQRLGFARMGSYSYYTQQVSSPSGDPTFGIGTGLAGYAANKLPGLLMSEFAYDSSASPGLKVGPYSSFANTGFYQNRINPSTNAFLTIGAHTIALGGGYNYTQLNIENNRTGLAQIKTKNLETLLEDEVQSSNVLETIDPTTGKNNADRYYRTNEISAYAQDKWQARANLSITFGVRYDYHGGMTEKYGNMFNFDPSVYNVTGDTTDGFTVTNAGFVVAGNNKYHPTAGVSDSTLTGRQWGISPRLGFAWSPEQNHGTVVFSGGAGMYFDRGELFSYLSQPAGSGNGGPFGVTESAPLASYVTGNGKTLANPLGTAITGSTYVPPSADPSTITTSLQNTLNGMTGTNSEFGRYCGAIDNQEEYTQCQDTLNFGAYDKKNVLPYTINFTLKMQWQPRSDLSFSLGYTGNRGRHAVVPIPFNEPGIATSTNPIHGETATYGFQVLNQNSFTGYDYNAIAGEPWNTEDGGNTDFRTPYVGYSPNAAYFETVGNSAYDALEAHLEKRLSHHFQAGASYTFSHTHDEQSDIGLFFTGDNPNNLRDSYSLSDFDRTHVFSANFQVQGPNVARPHSLLADVVNDWYLTGIGILQSGEPYSLYEFYGAVGSVYFGDYPTLLNPVLPIKDPAHPKNALTGNNGRTRGAGGSYIPAIDPSQIDIHYLSPGEKGVPISTGDDPQDIYETDFAPGQRNLFRQEFQKRLDLSLRKTVKVNNRFSLEYHFNVFNITNTVSPDVPQNQTEIRQSSACSASAISAGNNCSASEYYVNYGQIVTSNSATDQQSAKTNLDQIPYHNGTGKGISIPTILPTGVQSCTSATVTGGCPNNGANFGSVTGTIGGPRMVTMGLHMIF from the coding sequence ATGCGGATCGTCTGCTTTGCTCTGCTGCTGTGTGGTCTTGGATGGCTGGCGCCTGCCGGCCTGGCGCAACAGACCCTGGGAACCATTAACGGAACGGTAACGGACTCCTCCGGTGCCGCCGTCGGTGACGCTACCGTCACCGTCACCGGCGATACCACCGGGCTGACCCGCGCGGTCAAGACCCAGAAAACCGGCTACTTCGAGGTTCTCAACCTCCCCATCGGACCCTATACGGTCATCGTCGAGCATGATGGTTTCAATACCACGAGGCTCCCGGCGATCGGTGTTCAGGAATCCATGGCCAAGACGGTGAATGTCACCCTGCAGGTCGGCCACGTCTCCGAGTCGGTGACGGTCAATGCCAATCCGATGCTGAACGCGACGGATACCACCAACGGCTACTCGCTCGACGCGCAGCAGATCAGCATGACGCCGCTGGCCACCGGCAGCTTTACGCAGCTTGCCACTCTGGCGCCGGGTGTCAACGCCGAACTGCTCAGCGGTCTCGACAGCAACGCCGGTCTCGGCAACCAGCCGATCTGGGCGAACGGTCAGCGCGATACCTCGAATACCTTCCAGGTCAACGGCGTTGACGTGACCAACCTCTTCAACGGCAAGAGCTCCAGCGGCATGACGTCGCAGCGTTACAACTTCAACATCGGCGGCGGCAGCACCTCGTCTTCGTCCTCGGCGGGTGCGGGCGCCATCGGCGGCGCCTCGCAGGTTGGTACTTCGGTCTACGGATCCACCGGCAACAGCCTGCCCTCGCCTCCGCAGGAGTTCCTGCAGGAGCTTCGCGTCAACACCTCGATGTACGACGCCCAGCAGGGCGCAACCAGCGGCGCGCAGATCGACGTCAACACTGCGACCGGCGGCAACACCTGGCACGGGCAGATCTACGGCACCTTCGCGAACAGCGCGCTTAACGCTTCGCCCTACTTCTTCAATCAGGACTACGTGCTTGGCACCCAGGGTGTCGGTTCCTTCCCGCATTCGCTGCGCGTTCCGGATATGCACCGCTGGACCACGGGCGGTGTCATCGGCGGTCCGATCATCAAGGACAAGCTCTTTGTATTCCTCGCCTACCAGCGTCTCTACAGTTCTGACCAGTCGACCGGCCTTTCGCAGATGAACGTTCCTACCGGCCTTACGGACGATCGTTCGGATGCGGGTCTCGCAGCCGTCGCTACCACCTGGGCCGGTAAGACCTTTTCTTCGAGCAGCGTCGGTCCCATCGCTTCGGCGCTTTTCAATGCCAAGCTGGCTGACGGTTCGTACATGATCCCCTCGGCGCAGACGACAGGTGCTTACCAGTACGGTGTGCCGAACGTTACCCTCATCGGCACCTCTGTCATGCAGGGGGATCATGCGAATGCCTCGGTGGACTACAACATCGACAACACCGACCATCTGACTGCGAAGTACTACTACCAGAGCGATCCGGTTAATAAGCCTTACGGCTTTTCGCAGACCGGCGGTTTCCCGCTGACGCAGGAGAACGGTTCGCAGGTCGTGGACATTGAGAACAGTAAGATCTTCGGGTCAAAGCTGAGCTGGACGCAGCGGCTGGGCTTTGCCCGCATGGGTTCCTACAGCTACTACACGCAGCAGGTTTCGAGCCCGTCCGGCGATCCTACCTTTGGCATCGGTACCGGACTTGCCGGTTATGCCGCCAATAAACTGCCCGGCCTGCTCATGTCGGAGTTCGCCTATGACAGCTCTGCTTCGCCCGGCTTGAAGGTCGGCCCCTACAGCTCCTTTGCCAACACCGGTTTCTACCAGAACCGCATCAACCCCTCGACCAATGCCTTCCTGACCATCGGCGCGCACACCATCGCTCTCGGCGGCGGCTATAACTATACGCAGCTGAATATCGAGAACAACCGCACCGGTCTGGCCCAGATCAAGACCAAGAATCTCGAGACTCTCCTCGAAGATGAGGTGCAGAGCTCGAACGTGCTCGAGACCATCGATCCAACGACCGGGAAGAACAATGCCGATCGCTACTACCGGACCAACGAGATTTCGGCCTATGCGCAGGACAAATGGCAGGCGCGCGCCAATCTCAGCATCACCTTCGGCGTGCGCTATGACTACCACGGCGGTATGACCGAGAAGTACGGCAACATGTTCAACTTCGACCCGAGCGTCTACAACGTGACGGGCGACACCACAGACGGCTTCACGGTGACCAACGCCGGCTTCGTCGTGGCTGGCAATAACAAGTACCACCCGACCGCAGGCGTGAGCGATTCGACCCTGACCGGCCGCCAGTGGGGCATCTCGCCTCGCCTCGGCTTTGCCTGGTCGCCGGAACAGAACCATGGCACGGTTGTCTTCAGCGGCGGCGCGGGCATGTACTTCGATCGCGGTGAGCTCTTCAGCTACCTCTCGCAGCCTGCGGGCAGCGGCAACGGCGGCCCCTTCGGCGTAACCGAGTCGGCCCCGCTGGCCAGCTACGTCACGGGCAACGGCAAGACACTGGCCAACCCGCTGGGCACGGCGATCACCGGCTCGACCTATGTTCCGCCGAGCGCTGACCCCAGCACCATCACCACCTCGCTCCAGAACACGCTGAATGGCATGACCGGTACCAACTCGGAGTTCGGGCGGTATTGCGGTGCGATCGACAATCAGGAAGAATACACGCAGTGCCAGGACACGCTGAACTTCGGCGCGTATGACAAGAAGAATGTCCTGCCTTACACCATCAACTTCACGTTGAAGATGCAGTGGCAGCCGCGCAGCGATCTGTCCTTTTCGCTCGGCTACACCGGCAACCGTGGCCGTCATGCCGTAGTGCCCATTCCGTTCAACGAGCCGGGCATCGCAACCTCCACCAACCCCATTCACGGCGAGACGGCCACCTACGGCTTCCAGGTTCTGAATCAAAACTCCTTCACCGGTTATGACTACAATGCGATTGCCGGCGAGCCCTGGAATACCGAAGACGGTGGTAACACCGACTTCCGTACACCGTACGTCGGTTACAGCCCCAACGCGGCCTACTTCGAGACGGTCGGCAACTCGGCCTATGACGCCCTCGAAGCTCACCTCGAGAAGCGCCTTTCGCATCATTTCCAGGCCGGCGCCAGCTATACCTTCAGCCATACCCATGACGAGCAGAGCGATATCGGCCTGTTCTTTACCGGCGATAATCCGAACAACCTGCGCGATTCCTATTCGCTCTCTGACTTCGATCGCACCCATGTTTTCAGCGCGAACTTCCAGGTGCAGGGCCCGAACGTCGCCCGTCCGCACTCGCTGCTGGCCGACGTGGTCAACGACTGGTATCTGACCGGCATCGGCATCCTGCAGAGCGGCGAGCCGTATTCGCTCTACGAGTTCTACGGTGCGGTGGGCAGCGTCTACTTCGGCGACTACCCGACGCTGCTTAACCCGGTGCTTCCCATCAAGGACCCGGCGCATCCCAAGAATGCGCTGACCGGCAACAACGGCCGCACGCGCGGCGCGGGCGGCAGCTATATCCCGGCTATCGATCCCTCGCAGATCGATATCCACTACCTTTCTCCGGGTGAGAAGGGTGTGCCAATCTCGACTGGCGACGATCCGCAGGATATCTACGAAACCGACTTTGCTCCCGGCCAGCGCAACCTCTTCCGGCAGGAGTTCCAGAAGCGCCTGGATCTCTCGCTGCGCAAGACCGTCAAGGTCAACAACCGCTTCAGCCTGGAATATCACTTCAACGTCTTCAATATCACCAACACGGTGAGCCCGGACGTGCCGCAGAACCAGACGGAAATCCGTCAGTCCTCGGCCTGCTCGGCTTCGGCCATCTCGGCTGGAAACAACTGCTCGGCCAGCGAGTACTACGTCAATTATGGCCAGATCGTTACCAGCAATTCTGCTACCGATCAGCAGTCGGCGAAGACCAACCTGGATCAGATTCCGTATCACAACGGGACTGGTAAGGGCATCAGCATTCCCACCATCCTGCCCACCGGCGTGCAGTCCTGCACTTCGGCCACGGTTACCGGCGGCTGCCCCAATAATGGTGCCAATTTCGGTTCGGTTACCGGCACCATCGGTGGACCGCGCATGGTCACCATGGGTCTGCACATGATCTTCTAA
- a CDS encoding S10 family peptidase: MLTTRHAGRLFPALLAAAAILAPTCRLHAQDAPDDKPAPRAERPHTAPSPDVVTPDSTTEGSVTVGGQNIAYRAVAGTITVGGTDPQDATIGFDGKPLPDSGVKLPDNPNDAPPTARMFYVAYFKKDAAAEHRPILFAYNGGPGSPTMWLHMGSFGPKRIVTPDTEHKEGAPYSIVSNPYSILDVADIIFIDAPGTGLSRTFGKNKAEAFYGVDGDAHAFERFIRRFLSKYDRWNSPKYLFGESYGTPRSAVLAADLSSVDLNGVILLSQILSFDNSVDGPQENPGVDQPYALALPTYAATAWYFHKLPTQPPALKPFLDEVQHFALTDYMAALLQGSELPAAQKQAIAEKLHGYTGLPTDYILRANLRVSGGEFSKTLKLDEATTIGRLDTRYQGPDMDPLSQSTSYDPQSDAITSAWNTAINSYLHNDLKYAFQSTYLMSARQGGEFSWNMNHRPPGRFGFGGGGDSHEQGTNVMADLAYRMKSNPKMKVFLAGGYYDLATPYFEGMFEMHHLPMPDSLQSNISYHYYEAGHMIYVNDEVLKQFHKDVASFIQSTESGQ; the protein is encoded by the coding sequence ATGCTCACCACCCGGCATGCCGGTCGTCTGTTCCCTGCCCTCCTGGCTGCAGCTGCCATCCTCGCTCCGACCTGTCGCCTCCACGCGCAGGATGCTCCTGACGACAAACCCGCTCCGCGCGCTGAGCGCCCACATACCGCACCCTCGCCCGATGTCGTCACTCCTGATTCCACAACCGAAGGCTCCGTCACTGTCGGCGGCCAGAACATCGCCTATCGCGCCGTGGCCGGCACCATCACCGTCGGCGGCACCGACCCGCAGGATGCGACCATCGGCTTCGACGGCAAGCCGCTGCCCGATTCCGGAGTGAAGCTCCCGGACAATCCCAACGACGCGCCACCTACCGCGCGCATGTTCTACGTTGCTTACTTCAAGAAAGACGCTGCCGCCGAGCACCGGCCCATCCTCTTCGCCTATAACGGCGGCCCCGGCTCGCCCACCATGTGGCTGCACATGGGCTCCTTCGGACCGAAGCGCATTGTCACGCCCGACACCGAACACAAGGAAGGCGCGCCCTACAGCATCGTCTCGAATCCCTACTCGATTCTTGATGTCGCCGACATCATCTTTATCGATGCGCCCGGCACCGGGCTCTCGCGCACCTTCGGCAAAAACAAGGCCGAGGCCTTCTACGGCGTCGACGGCGATGCGCATGCCTTCGAGCGCTTCATCCGCCGCTTCCTCTCGAAGTACGACCGCTGGAACTCCCCCAAGTATCTCTTCGGTGAGAGCTATGGCACACCGCGCTCGGCTGTGCTCGCTGCCGATCTCAGCTCCGTTGATCTGAACGGTGTCATCCTGCTCTCGCAGATTCTCAGCTTCGACAACTCCGTCGACGGCCCGCAGGAAAACCCCGGCGTCGACCAGCCCTACGCACTCGCGCTGCCCACCTATGCGGCAACCGCATGGTACTTCCACAAGCTGCCCACTCAGCCTCCGGCACTGAAGCCGTTCCTGGACGAGGTCCAGCACTTCGCCCTCACCGACTACATGGCCGCGCTGCTGCAGGGCTCGGAGCTGCCCGCCGCGCAAAAGCAGGCCATCGCCGAAAAGCTGCATGGCTACACCGGGCTGCCCACCGACTACATCCTGCGCGCAAACCTGCGCGTGAGCGGCGGTGAATTCTCAAAGACGCTCAAACTCGACGAAGCCACCACCATCGGCCGTCTCGATACCCGCTACCAGGGGCCCGACATGGACCCGCTCAGCCAGAGCACCAGCTACGACCCGCAGTCGGACGCTATCACCTCGGCATGGAACACGGCCATCAACAGCTACCTGCACAACGATCTCAAGTACGCCTTCCAGTCCACATACCTGATGTCCGCGCGCCAGGGCGGCGAGTTTTCATGGAATATGAACCATCGTCCGCCGGGCCGCTTCGGCTTCGGTGGAGGCGGCGACTCGCATGAACAGGGCACCAACGTCATGGCCGACCTCGCCTACCGGATGAAGTCCAATCCGAAGATGAAGGTCTTCCTCGCCGGCGGATACTATGATCTCGCCACGCCATACTTCGAAGGCATGTTCGAGATGCACCATCTGCCCATGCCCGACTCTCTGCAGTCCAACATCAGCTACCACTACTACGAAGCCGGGCACATGATCTATGTGAACGACGAAGTCCTTAAGCAATTCCACAAGGACGTCGCCAGCTTCATCCAATCCACTGAGAGCGGCCAGTAA